A window from Culex pipiens pallens isolate TS chromosome 3, TS_CPP_V2, whole genome shotgun sequence encodes these proteins:
- the LOC128093339 gene encoding protein LTV1 homolog, whose amino-acid sequence MSDEDEERDRFRPLALDQEETKSCFTEYSMSSSVIWRNELCTKWRSINPKTGLPMNVLGATVRVKSPGPIGRCNGSVISTLSVLSIRPKDESPEEQETAEGVPRGAANRAQGQHAHGQG is encoded by the coding sequence ATGTCCGACGAAGACGAGGAGCGGGACAGATTTAGACCGCTGGCGCTTGACCAGGAGGAGACCAAGTCATGCTTCACGGAATACTCGATGAGTAGTAGCGTGATCTGGAGGAACGAGCTCTGTACGAAGTGGCGTAGCATCAACCCGAAAACTGGCCTGCCGATGAACGTGCTCGGTGCGACCGTCAGGGTCAAGTCGCCCGGTCCCATCGGCCGGTGCAACGGCAGTGTAATCTCCACGCTGAGCGTGTTGTCGATCCGGCCAAAAGACGAATCGCCCGAGGAGCAAGAAACTGCTGAAGGAGTACCGCGTGGAGCGGCGAATAGAGCGCAAGGTCAACACGCTCACGGTCAAGGATGA